TTTAGCCGGAAAAGTGATCATGATTCCCAAGGGCAGAGCAAAAGTCAGTAAGAACCTGATCGGCTCGATGTACAAGTCTACGGGAATTCTCAGCATTGATCCCAAATCGCGGTAAATCATGACCATGTGGTCAACCGAAGTGGTCATAATTCCGATTCCCAAAACAAAAATGTAAAAAGCCGCGGAAATCAGTAAGCCGTTAGCAGCCAAAACGATAAAAAGCAGGATATCAACGGGAGTAATCACAAAATTCTGAAAGGCAAAAGTAAAGGTAATGATCGTTAATAAGACCAGCATGAATAAATCCATGACATCCGCCCCGCCCGCCAGGACCCGGGTTAAAGTGTTTAAGGGTTTGACCAAAATGTAGTCCAGTTCTCCGGAAACCACCAGCGGCCGAAACCGGTAGACCTCCCGAAAGAACAATTGGCCCAGGGTATCGATTAAATTAAACGCTAAATAGAAGAAAATAATCTGCTC
The Patescibacteria group bacterium genome window above contains:
- a CDS encoding ABC-2 family transporter protein, which produces MKDIKVWWRLTLNSFQQVLSNRPLVLIFMTGKILRVVIFLAFLGFLFQGTKSLAGYNREQIIFFYLAFNLIDTLGQLFFREVYRFRPLVVSGELDYILVKPLNTLTRVLAGGADVMDLFMLVLLTIITFTFAFQNFVITPVDILLFIVLAANGLLISAAFYIFVLGIGIMTTSVDHMVMIYRDLGSMLRIPVDLYIEPIRFLLTFALPLGIMITFPAKAMLGILPMQLVLVSFIFGITSLSLSLKFWKYALKKYSSASS